The following coding sequences are from one Aliarcobacter skirrowii CCUG 10374 window:
- a CDS encoding HU family DNA-binding protein has product MNKAEFIDAVAAKAGLSKKDAKGAVDAVLETITEALVKKDSVSFIGFGTFATAARAARVAKVPGTDKTVNVPATTVAKFKVGKALKEAVAK; this is encoded by the coding sequence ATGAACAAAGCTGAATTTATTGATGCAGTTGCTGCAAAAGCGGGATTATCTAAAAAAGATGCAAAAGGTGCAGTTGATGCAGTTTTAGAAACTATAACAGAAGCTTTAGTTAAAAAAGATTCTGTAAGCTTTATAGGATTTGGAACATTTGCTACAGCTGCAAGAGCTGCTAGAGTTGCAAAAGTTCCAGGAACAGACAAAACTGTAAATGTACCTGCAACAACTGTTGCTAAATTTAAAGTTGGAAAAGCTTTAAAAGAAGCAGTTGCAAAATAA